The following nucleotide sequence is from Nothobranchius furzeri strain GRZ-AD chromosome 11, NfurGRZ-RIMD1, whole genome shotgun sequence.
ttgtctgggcttgacggaacctgtgacacggtcaaaatggcggtggtggccacctcccacttagcctcaaaaacgtgttattggagcctatggaaacccattgtccaatatttatatgtcgacggttgtaacaagtgaatttccccactgtgggatcagtaaagtctattctttgttttttcttgtacaATTATGGTCAACCAGCAGATGTTTGTTATTGGACCATATAAAATACGTATAATACGGACTATCAGATATAATGGGATCATAAAGAAAACAAGTTTAGCGTTTTCACTCAGGGAACTAAAAAGACTAAAACCAGCAGCAGAAACTGACCTTCTCCATGCTTGTCAGTGAACTGAAAAGCTTGAACCAAACGTAAAGTCTCCTCAACAGAGCGTCCAACTGGAAGGTCGTTGATGGTGATCTGTCTCAGAATGCCCTTGTCATCAATGATGAACAGACCCCTGAAACAAGAAAGTTTGGCTTATTTTTCATACTTGCAGCCTGCTGCCAACATCCCACTTAATCTGGAAACGAGTAAAACCGCATCCCCGGCCCACCTGTAGGCGATGCCTTCATCCTCCTTCAGGACTCCGTAGTCTGTAGAAATAGTGCGTCGTATGTCAGACACCAAAGGGATCTTCATCATGCCCAGACCCCCCTGTTTACGCGGCGTGTTGGTCCTGTGAGAGCACAGACACAAAACCTGAGTGTTTAGAGTGAACACAAACATCTGTTGTGGTTCGTAAAGCGTCGCTCTGGTTGAATACCATGCAAAATGGGAGAAGTGAGAGTCTACGGAGGCAGCAATGACTTCACAGCCAATCTTCCTGAATTCTTCAGCGGCATCACTGAAAGCGATGATCTCCGTCGGACACACGAAGGTGAAGTCCAGAGGATAGAAGAAAAACACCACATACTTTCCTGGACCAGAAACAAACCCCTCACATCACTGACCTGTGTCTTGTTAGCATAAGAAAGCATCTCAGTAAGATTATCGTTAAGAGATGAAACAGCTACCTCTGTAATCCGACAGCGTCAGGTCTTGGAACTCTCCAGTTGGCATCACTGCTTTTGCTGTGAAGTCTGGAGCCAGCTGTCCAATTTTGGCATTACCTGCAGCCATCTTCAGTCAGACGGGATTACACCAGAAGGAAACGGCTGCGTTTACAAAACAAAGGCTCCATCAGACTTAGAGCTGGTACTGAACCATTTGTAGACAACTGTATCACATGTAAACCACCGATCTAGTTGTGTAATGTTACAAAAACACTAAACAGATGAGCAGACACCTTAAATGATGATCAGAATGATGACGGAGATGGGCTGTTTGATGAAAGCCATCAATTATCCAAGCAAAGCTCTAATCTAGCAGCAACAGATCTTCCATGTGAAACGTTTTCAGATTAGGCAGAAATTATATTCTGATAAGTATATTTGGTTAACTTggaattagggatgagccggatactagtttcagacgagtatccggtacggataaagcatttttgacgaatacgagcatgagacgagtaaacctcgtaaatatctgtaatcgtgctgaaggaaaatcctcattgggtaactgactgtcttcacactcTGATTGGcctgtcacatagagcgcccgcccctccctacacacaactctctagccggccgggagcacagtccgtccggctcatccacacacacacacacacagacagtaacggatctcgctgtgcttgcttcactgttgctcacgtttcttcagttttccctaggttttcttcagctcgcctctttttcggttgaatatttaaagttacttttttcgtaacttccatggtgcatttgacaagacagagctgacgtgctgcatcagtcactcactacgggtttttttaaaaaatttttaactccctccatctctctccctctcaatctctctcagacacacacaccttaatcaacattgttttgtttaactttgtgtgggaaaatgccaagaacattaagaaaaaaatcagtttaatcaaattaaattaaaaatatacataaagttgtgtctggttctagcatttcatatttcctagttcctgctgcatgagttcagatgtattaatccatgcacttaaatattaatgttctgattttattgaaacacttgttttgtaatagttcctttactattgtgatcaaaaatatttaatctctagtctgaggctgctctgtaaatagttttcaaataaacaatacacatagcaacttctgatcattccatatcaatttcaaacttaaaataatatattgatgtaaaccacacccacttccgggttatgccacgcccattccgagtacagatacagatagtggtgtactcgctcatccctacttggAATCAGAGTTGCACTGACAGGTCTGGGATCTGAGCCAACCCACAAAACCAGGTCATTATTTTactcaaatggtaaatggcctgtatttgatatagcgccttccacgaacctccctgaaccgtctacaggtggttcagaacgcctgtgctcggcttctgaccaagtcctccaaacacacccacatccccccgcttctcctccagcttcactggctgccagtcaacttcagggttcatttcaagatcctggttctggtctacagggccttacatggacaagcaccatcttacattggtgatcttcttagtccctacacccccagcaggtccctgaggtccagtgatcaaagcctactggttgtgcagcaccaggctaaaggtcaaaggtgacagatcatctgctgctgtggcccccagactctggacctctctccccctgagcctgagatcagtggactcagtggtctcctttaaaaagcagctgaagactcacttgttcaagctggcttttgtatgaccttcttcaccactctctctttattctgctctccccacctattccaccttcctcaggatccactggtttccctctttcctgttcactctctctcttaacattttttaatcacaattgcctatttttgctcattttaaatatattttaaacattttctaaatgcttttttatatttttacaattttt
It contains:
- the prdx1 gene encoding peroxiredoxin-1; the protein is MAAGNAKIGQLAPDFTAKAVMPTGEFQDLTLSDYRGKYVVFFFYPLDFTFVCPTEIIAFSDAAEEFRKIGCEVIAASVDSHFSHFAWTNTPRKQGGLGMMKIPLVSDIRRTISTDYGVLKEDEGIAYRGLFIIDDKGILRQITINDLPVGRSVEETLRLVQAFQFTDKHGEVCPAGWKPGSDTIKPDVQKSKDFFSKQ